A stretch of DNA from Rathayibacter sp. VKM Ac-2762:
CGTGCTCGAGCACCGGTGGGTCCGCGAGCGGATCAACGAGGTCGTGCCGGTGCGCGAGTCGGTCTGGACGCCTGCCCGCGCCCTCGCGAACAGTCTGATCGAGGGCGATCCGGCCGTGCTCGGGGCCGCCGGCGTGAGGCGGGCGAGCGAGCTGCTGCTGGAGGGGATCGTCGAGCACAGCGCTCCGCGGGTCCGGACCCGGGGCGCCGACCAGGTCTACGCGGAGGCGATCCCGGTGATCGAGGCACGCCACCGCGACCCGGCGTTCTCCGCCGCGGTGCTCGCCCGGGAGCTGCTCGTCTCCCCTCGCATGCTCGCGGAGGCGTTCGCGTTCCTCGGCCGCACGCCGGCGGAGGAGATCGCGACACGACGGGCGGGCACCCTCCGGCGCCGCATCGGCCTGCGGCGGCGGGGCCCTGCCGACTTCGCCCGCCTCGCCGAGGAGTGCGGCTACGGCACCCGCGAGCAGGCCGCACTGACGCTCAGCCGCTCCGCCTCCTGAGGTCGGCGGAGCGCCGTCGGACACGACGACGCCCCCTCGTCCGCGGAGGGACGAGGGGGCGCCGGGGGAGATCGGGCGGGAGCCCGGTCAGGTCTTGCTGCGGGCCATGACGGCGCGCTGGAGGAGGACGAAGACCAGGAGGATGCCTCCGGTGATGATCGTGGTCGCCTCCGGCGGGATGCCGCCGTCGCGGGTGATCAGGACGTTCATCAGGCCGAGCACCAGGGCGCCGACCACCGAGCCGAGCACGAAGCCGACGCCGCCGGTGAGCAGCGTGCCGCCGATGACGGTCGCCGCGATGGCGTCGAGCTCCCAGCCGGTGCCGGTGATGTTCTGCGCGCTGCCGAGGCGGGCGGTGTAGACCACACCGGCGAGACCGGCGAGCGTGCCGCTGATGATGTAGATGAACAGCTTGGTCCGCACCACCGGGAGGCCCATCAGGGCCGCCGACTGCTCGGAGCCGCCCATCGCGTAGACCGTGCGGCCCAGGCGGGTGCGGTGCAGCACGAAGAACGCGCCGGCCACGACGAGGATCGCGATGATCACGCCGGGGCTGATGACGAAGTCGTTGACCTTGGGGCCGTCGATCAGCTTGATCGGCGTGGCCAGGCTCAGCACGGCCGAGTCCTCGGGGAGGCGCTCCGGGACGGTGCTCAGCATGGAGGCGAGACCGCGGGCCAGGAACATCATCGCGAGCGTCGCGATGAACGGCTGCACGTTGAAGTACTGGATCAGGACGCCGGAGATCACGCCGAACAGGGCGCCGATCACGACCATCAGGACCATCACGAGCCAGGGGTTCCAGCCGGCGTTGATCAGGAGCACGCCGCTCACGCTGCTGAACGCGATCACTGCGCCGACCGAGAGGTCGATGCCGCCGGTGAGGATCACGAAGGTGAGGCCCACGGCGAGGATGATCAGGTGCGCGTTGTTGACCAGCAGGTTCGAGATCGTGCTCGCCTGCAGGATCCGGCCGTAGGCGGCCTCGCCGTAGACGATCATCCCGAAGAAGATGATCAGCGCGGCCAGGGTGGGCAGCTTGTCCAGGTGCTGGCTCAGCCAGCCGCGCGCCCCGGAGGTGCGCTTGGTGCTCGCCGGAGGGGCGGAGCGGGTCATCACGGCACTCATGCGGGGATCGCCTCTTTCTGCGGGACGCTGCGGCGCGCCTCGCGACGGGACTTGAAGGCGGAGCGGACGCGCTCGGACTGCAGGAGGCAGAGCGCGACGATGACGATCGCCTTGAAGGCGGGCGTCGCGGAGGACGAGACTCCGAGGAACACGACGGTCTTGTCGAGGGTGGCGATCAGGATCGCGCCCACGGCGGCACCGGTGATGTTGAACTTGCCGCCGGCGAGCGAGGTGCCGCCGATGACGACCGCGAGGATCGCGTCGAGCTCGAGCTGGTAGCCGGTGCGCGAGACGTCGACCGTCATCACGCTCGCCGTGGCGAACACGCCCGCGACTCCGGCGAGGATGCCGCTGCCGATGTAGGCGGTCATCAGCAGGCCCCGGCGGTTGATGCCCGCGAGGCGGGCCGCCTTCGGGTCCATGCCGATGGCCTCGATCATCAGGCCGAGGGCGCTGCGGCGCACCAGGACTCCGACGACCACGACGATGGCGATGGCGAGGAGGAACACGACCGGGAGCCCGAAGACGTACCCGTTCGCGAGCCAGCGGAAGGGCTCGTTGGTGGCGGCGGTGTTCTGGCCGCCGGTGATGACCTTCGCCAGGCCGCGGCCCGCGAGCATCACGACCAGCGTGCTGATGAAGGGCTGGAGGCCCACCACCGAGACCAGGACGCCGTTCACGGCTCCGAGCACGGCGGCCACGAGGAGGGCGAGTGCGAAGGCACCCGCTGCGGCGCCGAGCGAGTCGGGCGCTCCCGCGGAGTTGAGGAACTCCATCGAGACGGCGCCGGCGACGACCATGATCGAGCCGACCGAGAGGTCGATGCCCCCGGTCGCGACGACCAGGCACATGCCGACGGCGATCATCAGGATCGGAGCGGCGGCGCGGGCGATGTCGATGACGTTGCCGACGAGGTAGCCGGTGGTCGGGCTGACCGAGACGGCCAGGTAGCCCGGGTCCTTGACGACGTTGACGAGGAGGAGCAGGGCGATAGCCACGACTCCCCAGAAGTACTGGCGGCGGATGATCCCGCCGAGGACGGATCCCCGGGCGGGTCGGGTGTCGCTGCTCATGATGCGGCCTCCTGCGTGGCGCTCTCGAGGACGACGACGTCCTCGTCGACGACTCCCTCTGCGGCGATGGTAGTGACGATCGACTCCGCAGTGACAGCGGGACCGTTGAGGATCTCCGCGATCACGCGGTGGTCCTTCAGGACGATGATGCGGTCGCTGAGGCGGACGACCTCGTCGAGCTCGGACGAGATGAAGACCACGGCGACGCCCTCGCCGGCGAGGGCGACGACCTTCTCCTGGATCTCGGCCTTCGCTCCGACGTCGATGCCGCGGGTCGGCTCGTCGAGGATGAGGATCTCGGGGGCGGTGGCGAGCCAGCGGCCGAGGAGGACCTTCTGCTGGTTGCCGCCGGAGAGCTTGCTGATCGGGCGGTCGGGGTCGGCCGGGCGCACGTTGAGCTCGACGAGGTACTTGCCGACGATCTCGTCCTTCTCCTTCTTGGAGAGGGGGCGGGCCCAGCCGCGCTTGGCCTGCACGCCGAGGATGAGGTTCTCGCGGACCGAGAGGTCGCGGATGATGCCCTCGTCGCGGCGGTTCTCGCTCGAGAACGCGATCTTGTGGGCGAGACCGGCGGTCGGCGTCGGGACGTCGATCTTCTTGCCGTGCATCGTGATCTCGCCGGTGTCGGGCTTGTCGACGCCGTAGATCAGGCGCGCGAGCTCGGTGCGGCCGGAGCCGAGGAGCCCGGCGAAGCCGACGACCTCGCCGCGGTGCAGCGTCAGGTCGGTGCTCTCGATGGAGCCCTTCTTGCCGATGCCCTTCGCGGTGTAGAGCGGGGCGTCGCGGTAGAGGTGGTCCTGGCTCTCGCGCTCGGAGTCGAGGGAGCGCAGCGCGGCGATGTCCTTGCCGATCATCTTCGAGATCAGCGAGGTGCGGTCGAGCTCGTGGGTCAGGTACTCGCCGACGAAGGTGCCGTTGCGCAGCACCGTCAGGCGGTCGCTGATCGCGTAGACCTGGTCGAGGAAGTGCGAGACGAAGAGGATCGCGACGCCCTCCGCACGGAGGCGGCGGATGACGACGAAGAGGTTCTCGACCTCGTTCGCGTCCAGGCTCGAGGTCGGCTCGTCGAGGATGAGCACCTTGGAGTCGCTCACCGTCGAGCGGCTGATCGCGACCAGCTGCTGCATCGCGATCGAGAGCGAGGCGAGCGACTGGCGCGTGTTGAGGTGGCCGAGGCCGAGCTTCTCGAGCGCGACCTTCGCGGCCTGGTGGGTGGCCTTCCAGTTGATGCCGAAGGGTCCGCGGACCTCGTAGCCGAGCATCACGTTCTCTCCGATGGAGAGGTTCGTGACCAGGTTGACCTCCTGGTACACGGTGGAGATGCCCGCGGCCTGCGAGTCGGCGGTGCCGGTCAGGCGACGGGTCTCCCCGTCGATCACGATGTCTCCGCTATCGATGCGGTAGACGCCGGTGAGGGCCTTGATGAGCGTGGACTTGCCGGCGCCGTTCTCACCCATGAGGGTGTGGACCTCGCCCGGGAACAGGCGGAAGTCGACGCCGTCGAGGGCTTTCACGCCGGGGAAGCTGATCGAGATGTTCTTCATCTCGACGATCGGAGGCGAACCTGTCATGTCGCGTCGTTCCGTTCTCGAGCGGGGCGCAGCCGAACAGGTGCGCCGAAGGGTCGGAGCGACCGGGACCGGCGGGAGGGCCGGCCCCGGTCGCTCCGGGGGAGTGGTGCCGCGTCGAGGACGACGCCGGGCGACCGGTGGTGCTGAGCGACTAGAACTTGCGGTCGGGCAGCGCGGTGGCGGCGGCCTCGGGCGAGTCGAAGGTCTCGCTCGGGACGACGATCGAGGACTCGACCGTCTCGCCGGCCAGGGTCTTCTCGACCGCGTCGAGGGCGGTCTCGCCGAACAGCGGGTTGTACTCGGCGACGAAGCTCAGCTCGCCGTCGGCCAGCGCCTGCAGGGCGTTCTTGGTGCCGTCGATCGTGGCGATCTTGACGTCGGTGCCGGGGGTGAGGCCGGCCTCCTGGACGGCCTGGACGGCGCCGAGGCCCATCTCGTCGTTCTGGGC
This window harbors:
- a CDS encoding ABC transporter permease, translating into MSSDTRPARGSVLGGIIRRQYFWGVVAIALLLLVNVVKDPGYLAVSVSPTTGYLVGNVIDIARAAAPILMIAVGMCLVVATGGIDLSVGSIMVVAGAVSMEFLNSAGAPDSLGAAAGAFALALLVAAVLGAVNGVLVSVVGLQPFISTLVVMLAGRGLAKVITGGQNTAATNEPFRWLANGYVFGLPVVFLLAIAIVVVVGVLVRRSALGLMIEAIGMDPKAARLAGINRRGLLMTAYIGSGILAGVAGVFATASVMTVDVSRTGYQLELDAILAVVIGGTSLAGGKFNITGAAVGAILIATLDKTVVFLGVSSSATPAFKAIVIVALCLLQSERVRSAFKSRREARRSVPQKEAIPA
- a CDS encoding sugar ABC transporter permease; the encoded protein is MSAVMTRSAPPASTKRTSGARGWLSQHLDKLPTLAALIIFFGMIVYGEAAYGRILQASTISNLLVNNAHLIILAVGLTFVILTGGIDLSVGAVIAFSSVSGVLLINAGWNPWLVMVLMVVIGALFGVISGVLIQYFNVQPFIATLAMMFLARGLASMLSTVPERLPEDSAVLSLATPIKLIDGPKVNDFVISPGVIIAILVVAGAFFVLHRTRLGRTVYAMGGSEQSAALMGLPVVRTKLFIYIISGTLAGLAGVVYTARLGSAQNITGTGWELDAIAATVIGGTLLTGGVGFVLGSVVGALVLGLMNVLITRDGGIPPEATTIITGGILLVFVLLQRAVMARSKT
- a CDS encoding sugar ABC transporter ATP-binding protein yields the protein MTGSPPIVEMKNISISFPGVKALDGVDFRLFPGEVHTLMGENGAGKSTLIKALTGVYRIDSGDIVIDGETRRLTGTADSQAAGISTVYQEVNLVTNLSIGENVMLGYEVRGPFGINWKATHQAAKVALEKLGLGHLNTRQSLASLSIAMQQLVAISRSTVSDSKVLILDEPTSSLDANEVENLFVVIRRLRAEGVAILFVSHFLDQVYAISDRLTVLRNGTFVGEYLTHELDRTSLISKMIGKDIAALRSLDSERESQDHLYRDAPLYTAKGIGKKGSIESTDLTLHRGEVVGFAGLLGSGRTELARLIYGVDKPDTGEITMHGKKIDVPTPTAGLAHKIAFSSENRRDEGIIRDLSVRENLILGVQAKRGWARPLSKKEKDEIVGKYLVELNVRPADPDRPISKLSGGNQQKVLLGRWLATAPEILILDEPTRGIDVGAKAEIQEKVVALAGEGVAVVFISSELDEVVRLSDRIIVLKDHRVIAEILNGPAVTAESIVTTIAAEGVVDEDVVVLESATQEAAS